The genomic window GCGTATCGATCGGAGCGTAGAGCAGCAGCGACGCGCCGCCGCCGCTGCCGCGGATTTCGCCGATCGCGTTGCCGGTCTCCTCGCCGATCGGCTGGTAGCGGGAATGCTCGCCCACGTGCTCGCGCATGTATGCGGCGGCGAACTCGCTCGCGCGGCGCTCGGCGCCGGTTGGGCTATGGATATTGATCAGCTCGAGCAGCAGGTTTCTGAGCCGTTCCGGATTCAGCCGCTCGCAAGCCTGCCCGTACCATTTCTCCTGCTCGGCTGACAGCGGGACGATGCGCGTGTTCTCGGCCATCGAGGTTGCTCCTGCGGTCGCCCGCCGCGCGCCCGGCGCGGCTTGGCCGTGGCTTAGTGTGATGTCCCGCAAATAACTTGCATATCCGGAAAAGCGTCAAGCTGTCATTCCGAGGGAATCGGCGACCGAGGAATCCCTGATCTTTATTCGGTTTTTCGGGGAAACCGGATTCCTCGCTGTGCTCGGAATGACAGCCTCGACGTCCTGGGATGAAACTTATTTCCAGGACACCACACCAGCCGGGGCTTAGCGATGTCCGTTGCCGCCGCCGTTCATCCCGTTTCCCGCCGGGCGGTCCTGGATGCCGCGGTTGTAGCGCGACGCCACCTTGCGCCACGCGGTCAGCGCATTATCGAGTTGACAGAGGGTTTCCTTGTTCCAGCCATCGCCGTTCTCGTAGAAATCCTGCATCGCCTCGCGCGCGAAGAGATCGTTGTCGTTGAAATCGCGCAGCGCGAGCGGCTCGAAAACGTTCTTGTACCGGTACTCGGCGTCTTTGAGGTCCGCTTCGTTGCGGCAATGCGCGACCAGGACTTCCCAATACTCGTGATGCGTCTCGTCCGTAGGGACGTACCATTCGTATTGCGCCCAGCCCGGAATCGGCCAGTGTTCGACCAGCAGCACGCCCGGCAGATACATCGAGGTCCGCAGGTAGTACGGCTTGGTGCCGCGCGCCTTGAGCCCGAGCAGCGGATTTTCGAGGACCATGTTCCAGGCCTCGGGCCGGTTGTACATCATCATCACGCCTTTCGGACCTTCCTCCTCCTCGACCACGCGGACCGCTTCGTCGGACACGGGTTGCGCGCCGAGCGGGAACAGGACGTCGGCGCTGGCGATAATCGTATTGCCCATGTGGACGAGCCAATGGCCCGGGTCGTAACCATTCTCGACCGCGAGGCGCCAATTGGAATTGCCCGTGCGATGGATGCCGCGGACGAAAACGTTCTCGTCGAGGATGTAAGCCACGGCGTTGGGGTCTTCATCGGCGCCGATTCGAAGCGGCA from Candidatus Binataceae bacterium includes these protein-coding regions:
- a CDS encoding Rieske 2Fe-2S domain-containing protein — translated: MSAGESAGKRGARGPASASSSRQWAPYLEAGCGFKNHWYPALFSYELKDNEVKGVLIAGHEIALRRAKGKTYALQDRCLHRGVKMSRRPLCLSDELMTCWYHGYSYGLEDGVLRTIVASPDDPILGKVRIRTYPVEERNGTIFVFVGDEDYQPVPPLSSDLPLRIGADEDPNAVAYILDENVFVRGIHRTGNSNWRLAVENGYDPGHWLVHMGNTIIASADVLFPLGAQPVSDEAVRVVEEEEGPKGVMMMYNRPEAWNMVLENPLLGLKARGTKPYYLRTSMYLPGVLLVEHWPIPGWAQYEWYVPTDETHHEYWEVLVAHCRNEADLKDAEYRYKNVFEPLALRDFNDNDLFAREAMQDFYENGDGWNKETLCQLDNALTAWRKVASRYNRGIQDRPAGNGMNGGGNGHR